cCAAAGTTTTGTACGTGTCAAATTAAAGCATATGGTGGACATGCGCGCActgaattcaataatattttctaaGCTGAATGAACCATCTCATTCATGTTAgaagaaattaattaatgagaGGTTGATGAGAAATTGATATTGATAGTGGAGGAAAAATATTAATCAGAGGGGACCAAATTAAAACATGCATGTAAATGTTCTGTCCTGCAAAAGTACTTATTAAAATCATGCAGTGCAGGccctatacatatatatgtttgtgatcagTGATATCTATCTAGCTGGTCCTCAATGGCTCAGAATACTCAGTTGATTTTTGCTTACAGAGATTTGTGTTTGTGGGGGTCCAAGCCAATGGTGAGttgctacttttttttttcaacacACAAACTAGAAAGTACTGAACTACTAGATGAATGAGGCAGTTCGTAAGAAATTTATGGACCACCTAAGCTATTAGTTGATTGTGTAGATAAGTTTTTGAGATACATCTACTGTATATTTTCTCAATTGTAAACCTAAAAGAAAACAATTTGGTATCTAATTTAAGCTAGCGTTTGACCTATAtttccaaatatttttggaaagtcAATTTTGAGTAAAGTTTCAACAAGTGTTTGATCATAACtttggaaaatatattttactctTTACCAGAAatgaaatatgatttatattcgttagttttaaaaacttttaaaaatattcataggtttgacacaaaattattatttttataatgaacTAGATAATACATTATTCAATAATCATAACACAATATTTTAATGAAACTACTAATAATACAATTATCAACAATCACAATTTGTCAAACAATTTGTTACTATGATCCATCGGGTGCAAACaaacaaataataacaatagtaataactAGTTAATATTTAATACTCCTTCATTTCAAAAGAATGCCATCCTTTCCTTTTTaatctatttaaaaaaaaataaccccttttcttttttgataaaattttaatttcaactttccacgTGTCATGTTTAAtgccacaagattaaaggatattttggtatatttgaTATACCTTTAATTTAGGGTCACAGGATGGaaaagtcttttttattttcttaaatttcttgTTAAGTCAAACtaggtcattcttttttaaatggaaggagtataatcttatcatattCTAGGAGCAATCTCTTTAATAAGAATGCATTTAATGAGAGGTTGGGCAAATAGTATTCGGctacttgatatatatatatgagcaaACGGGTCCTAATTAATTTCATGATAAATCTACTCGGCTATCGGCCATCGGGTACCCTAATACAACCATCATGTGGTTACTATGTGTGTATTTAAAGTGATAATCTACCTAGGGTCTGTTTGAAAAGCCACCTAGTGTTTTGATTTAGcatttttatactttttatttgtgtgatatatatatagtatgatTAGGGGTGTCAAATAGgtggattgaattgaatttaaGTGAATTAATAGACGATTGAGCTATTAACACATCCAAAGATTTCTTGGGTTGAAATGAGTTGTATCAAAATGGGTTAAATAATAGGTTGTAATTCAACCCATACAATTTTCACTATCctaatcataattaatttgtacatatatcatattttCATAGGCTACTTTTATCACCctaatcataattaatttatttttcacactttttattttgtattggTGGTCATAACTCTAAAAGCAGAATAGGAGGACGTACAACTACCTCGGTTTTTAATGAATCTACTACTAAGATATTGACTTTCAAAGCAAAAAGAGTCTATTGTCAACAAGGCAACTTGACAAGTTGTGCGATATTAGAAAGCCCCAAACTAATTTATTCGTGATTTTTCACATAACAACTTTACAAATGCCTATACATCTTACAATCATCATGAACATCCACTTCCACTTATAGAGGTGCACCCACCTGATCAATGTACCATAAGAATGTCAGCATGTACCAAATTCAACGTTCAAGAGATTGCCTTCACATCAAGAATGCCAGCATGTACCAAATAAGCCCCTAGTGATTTGATCTAGTGTTAAAAATGTATAGTGTAATGTGTGGATCAGGTGCACATTATAATTTTACTCTAGCATAGACAgaagttgatattgaatggacaaaaatagagagatgAATCTTTTATTCACTGAGTTTCGAACCGTGCACCATTTACCTGTCATGAATTTTTTGTTTAAAAAGAATTAGACACATAAAAAGTTACCTTTTGATTTATAGATCAATCAAACATGACAAAAGTAGTTTATTCAGAAAATGTTGAAAGATGAAAAAGTTTCACATTGGTGGTTAATGAGATGAGTGGTCTCCTTATAAGATTTCGGCAATGCTCCTCCCTTAAAACTAACTTTTGGGGCGTAAGTTAGGTCAAAAACCTAATTTTACACCAAAGCCTTTGTTACTAAACcattattatgattttctttgtttcatactttcatttgattaaaaaaaaaagaacagaaaaatttaaaatgcaAACTTAAGTTAATAAAAGGTTCTTATGATTATTCATTGCAAACAAAAACACAAGGGGATGAAAGTAAGGCCAAACACATAAGAGGAAAAGAAACAAATGGAATATACTACCAAAAAAggtaaaagaagaaagaaacatACATTTAAAATCTTCCTtttcatgtatagataattcgAATGTCTCAAGAATCCCTTTTTAAGTAGGTActatattaatctttttttttcttttaactaaaGGTATATACTCTTTATTCCTTCGCCTCATTTTAATTGTTGCTTTAATGCAAAAATATtgtctcaaaataattattacttttgcggttcaaatatatatatatatatatatatatatatatatatatatatatatatatatatagaaatgaGTCTTTTTAATACTACTCAATTCTCAAAAAAACATATACTAGTAATAAATACTCTCATGACCGTTTCAAAATAAATGGTGtttttatcttttcattttattttatggtGTTTCAGATAACCAAGAAGACAATAATGATGTTATTCCAATTTCACACTCCTTTAAATAAAGAGAGTTTTACATAATCAAAAAATTACTAACGAACTACATTTTTTTTCAAGGTATTTATCAAGGATAAGTTAGTAAAATACATTTTACTTTTTCTAGGTATGAGTAGTTTTCTTAAGAGGTATATATGTTCAAACTAAAAATATCACTTATTTTAGAACTGAGAAAATTGTAACTTAATAAACTACGCCATATATTATTTACTCCTTGTGTTTTAAAAAGGATGACCTACTTTGACTTGacacaaagtttaagaaaaataaagaagacattTCAATTTTATGGTCTTAAATTTAAGTTTTGTcaaatgtacaaaaatattctttaattttatgatcttaaacaAATCATGtggaaaaatgaaattaaaatactGCTAAAAAAAGagtcaattttttaaaacaaactaaaaaggaaggtaaaatattattatttttaaacaaatGGAGTATTATTTATAGAcgtgaaaaagttttaaaacgATAGTTAAAATAGGAGGGAGAGAGGATATATTGATGAGAGACAACATAAATGCAGCAATAAAGAGTGGCAACATGACAGATATAATAATCCCCACGGAAATATATGTTGCCTTTAGAAATGAGCAAACTAGAAAATGACACTGCACTGCTAACCTCCTTTTTTTTACAGGCTAGCTCGCACTCCAACCCTACCCAAATAGGAGTGACTTTTCTTTGATTAATTAATAGTATGATACattcatttattattatatcaCACTCAACCCttcatttcttttaaatttacaacttgctctcttcttcttcttcttgccTTTTATCTCAATTGCTTCAATTAATAGAGTATATTGCAATTCACACAAAACAAATTAATCAATccatatataaatttaaaaaggaaattaagtctaggaaaattaattaattaaccacAACATGTTGTATATGATCGATCGACTTGGGTGTTCATGGTGAGgatgctgttgttgttgttgatgatgatcTCCATCCTAGTCGAAGCTCGAGATCAAGCTCATCTTCAATGACTAAATCCCTCTTGTTGCTaccatcatcatcattactAGTGTTAGATGATGTGTTGATGCTTGGATTAGGCCTATTTATTGGGAAGTTTAGACATGGAGGAGGAGGGGTTGGAGTTGGAGACatcaaattattatttgttGGATATGGTGAGATGGAGAGATTAAGGGTAGAAGATGATGAATTGTTATTCTTAGTACAAGATTTTCTTGATGTGGGGTTATTGAAGACATGAGTACTACTAGGGTTAGGCAAGGAGTATAGAAGACAAAGTCCATCATCTGTAACAAATTCTTGAGTTGGAATTAAGAGGGTGGAATTAGAATTTGGGGAAGAAATGTGGTTGTGGTTGTTATTTGAACCATATTGTGGTAGAGCTTGATGGAGCCTAGCACGGTCACGACGATGCACATTCATGTGTCCACCTAGGGCTTGGGCTGATCGAAATTCTCTCCGACAAAAGGTGCAAGTATAGGACCTTGGTGGCCAAGTGGTGCCCATGGCATTGCCTGTGTCTTCCTCAAATGCTCTAACTTCCCACGAATCATCGTCATCCTGAGTTGCTTGCTTAGCGTTCCACATCCAATAGTCAGTGGCAGAGCCAGCATTCAATGGTGCTTGTGCCGGTGATGattgttgttggttttgttgTTTTTGGGATTGAGCCAGTTTTTGAAATTGAGTCGAGGACAAAATCCCAAGTTGAGCAGCCATAATacacaaataatatttttatatatgggGTGATAAGAGTTATGATGTGGAAGAAATTATGAAAAGGGTTAAATAGAGGATGGGCTCATGAATGGGAGAAATGGAGACAAAATAACCCTAGCTACACTGAAGATATCTACAATGTTTCCAAGTATATAGTTGGAATTTAGTAATTAAGACagattgaaaataaaataaatttgtgcagttgattaattaataattagtaacTCTAATCTTTAATTTGTAGAATACTTGGTCCTTAACGTCCTTCATATTTTAAGACATTCATGTCTATATCTATCTGGAAATCTTTTCTCTGCTGCTTCTGGAAGGGCTAAGTTCACACCAAACAATAAAAGAATAGAAGGTGATAATAATATGTACATCCAAACAAGCTATATATGGATGCACCTAAGAGTTAATTTACTCAAAGACGAGTTcagaatttgaagtttatgaattcCTACTAATAACTGGCTTCAGTTAAATATTTATAGACGTttagtaaattttaaaaaaatatataacgaGTTTGGACAATGTAAAATAGTAAGCAGGCTTCTAGATCCGCACGGATAGTTTACTTGACTCTTGACTCATGTACTATTGGATTAACCGAAGTGATGTTAATTAAATTGTAATTAAGTATTTGTCATGGAATGAAATCTCTACACATTTTATGATGTGACTTGGTCTAAATTATTAGGACAAGATACATAGGGGTTGTTTTAGAAACAACTCACTTTGCTTTATTTGTCTACTGCCATTTAACTGTCATTAGTTACTTCATTTTGCACGAACCAATTATATAGTATTTGtcaatttctttttcaaacAAAAATAGACAAcccccaaaataaataaaaataaatgcttCCTTCTCTTGTTTCACTTGCACTTTCTTATGAAATGTTATTTATTGGTAAATTAGTTAGAGATATGAATTATATTccttaaaaattaatatatggtGTCGATCGCTCTCTTGTTATTAATTAAAACAGAGAAAGATGTCTCATTCCTTTTGATTTGAagttcaaaatatattagatcAAATGACTGAGGAACTTTAGTAGGTGTTACGTGCAAAAATTAGGACCATCAAATGGTTTTTTTTTGGACATGTAGGATAAGACTAATATCTGAGTTCATCGGTCCATAAATCTTTTGAAAAATAGTCTAGCAAATATATTGTGTCTATATCGCAATATACCTTGGAAAATCTCACATCGAAAAGGAAGAGGGGAGTGAAACGTATAATGTTGGTTTCAGTATAGGCAGAATGTTGGTGTTACACAACATGCTATTCATGGGAATCGAATCCATCACATTggttctgataccacttgttagTATAAAATTCTTATATCATCATACCAAAAGCTATAGTAGACAGCAAAGACACAACTTTAatttattactccctccgtccaacaatacttgtccactattgactttgcacaattcttaagaaattataaatagaaggataattttaacatatcaccatttgaatataataaatacaatgtcTTGAAAAATGTAATAGGAAAATAACATTAATGATAAGGGTAAATTAGGAACTAAGttaaaattatctcttgatttcataaattgaacaagtattgttggacatctatttttagtataatggACAAGTAAAGATGGACAGAGGGAGTATTAACTGAATTCATCAAGCAAATGTCATGTTTGACCATGGCTTTTAGACCCGGGTCATCCCTGATCCATTACCAGGGTCTCGCCATTGACAGCATGTTGGTGTTACCCGACATGTTATTCATGGAATAGAACCCACGACATTGGTTCTAAACCATCTAAAGGGCAGTCCGATGCACTTAAACTCCCGCTATTCGTATATCATCATACTAAAAGTTATAGTTGATAGCAAAGACGCAACTTTTTTACTAACTAAATTCATCAAACAAATGTCATGTTCGACCATGGCTACCCTGGTCATCCCTGACCCATTACCTGGACCTCGTCAAAAACAGAATGATTGCATTATCCAACACTTCTCATCATTCGAACACTAAAATTAAATCGTAGTTAAGAGTGATGGATCTCATCCATCAAACCAGAATTCTCTGTGGTACAATTTCTAGTTTTCTAAAATCAAAAGTGtgttaaatttaattttcttttctgaTTAAATTTGATAGATAAAAATAGCAATAAGTAATTAATAATCACACATTTTTTGTCTTTTGTAGTTGAAATGGTACCAAATCGAACGCTAATAGTAAGTTAGCAGCTTTGATATTGTCGTTTTACATGTACGTACTTAAAACCGCCCACTATTTATTGTCTTGTTTTATTCCTTTCATATCGtaaactttttctttcttattttagcCCTTACGTTGTTTGCTTCCCAATTGTCCATATTGTGTGCTTTCtcgtagaaaatgagaagaataacattttttgtaaattacagtatttctaaaatatttctactagcaattaaaaaatagaaaaataaccCCTACTTCATTAGCTAGCTGTCCACTTCGATGAAATGTAAAAGATAATATAAGATATTAAATTAATCGCTGtcttaattcatgaaatttcATAGATATTTACATCTTCTGTTTGGCATAGGaggaataaattaaataatactcCAATAATCTTACTTAGATACTTCTTAATTCCCTTGTTTACATCGTTTCAACATGCTGCCAGGTTCCTAGGTTGCAGCTAgctaagtaatttttttaatcaattatcatcacgtactgttTGTTGTGtaccaattttattttattttattttattttcgaaGACGAAATATTTTACACATGCACAATTTAATCCTCGAGTTGAACAAATTTAATGTTTAATTTATTGTACTTACAATTTACTTCAACACAAATACGTACTTCCTTTTTAGCCTATAGCTTCTACTAAGTACCAAAGTTTCCTTATTAGTACTAATATACTGTATATAAATTGTGATTGATTTCTATTATATATTGGGATTGatttcaataattaattttcacCAACGCCGAATATTTACACTACTAGAAATTGACGGTCTTTTCACCGTGAATCAATAAAAAATTTGTACtgttaaatataatttttccacCCAATTCTTACTGAATCAGCTCAATGCGACAACACATGGTGGAAAATAAATtccattaaaatattaaaaatagtcACTgaacattttttcttttctcaccaactcaattgaaatatctataaaaatagctattgaatattttttattcagTGCATTTAGAATAGCAATAGTAATACATATGTAAGAAGTATAACGAAATTAACATGATTATATGATAGACAATTAGTTGGATCTTGATATTATCGATTCAACTATGGAATCATGAATTATATATTCTACGAAATTCCAAGAGTGGGAATCGCTCGAATTTTAGGTGGAATTCGAGGCCCTAATAGACTGGATTAATATGTAAATTTAGGGATAGCAAAATTAGCCCCAAAAGTGTGACCCGCTTATTTATTGGTTTAggcaatttaattttaatacgTCTAATTCAGCTCATTTTAATATTGAGCTATGTAGTCTGAATTGACTCATCAGATTTTctgttaaaatattttcaaaaagttTTTTATTGTTTGATATGTACAGTCAAACCTTGTTGTAGTAACGACGTTGGTCTGAAAATTTCTTAATTGTTGTAGAGGGCTATGTAGTATAAATTGACCAATGAGAATCTTCtcgaaatatttttatttatgtacaAAAAGCAGTAATTTTATAGAAAATGTATTACTATAGTGAATGTTATTATAACTAATGATTGTTAAAACGAAATTTGACTATATCtagatataataaagaaaaagttattagataatcaaaataaattataaaactttaagaaataaattaaaatttaataagaatCATACGAGTTGAATTATGACTCATTTGTTAGTCCATTTCAACCTCAATAAGTTTTGAACGGGTTATTTATTAACTTAACTTATTTAAGCCCACCTATACCAACTCAACTCATTCATTTGAAATACCTAGTCGGAAGCGTGAGGCATGGACGGCTCATTCATACAATCTGGTTTTATCTATTTATCTGGTGTAAGTCTTCATGTATCTAAAGATATACACATATGTATGAGTAAGAGTTTATAAATAGGGCAAATAGTAATCTTAGTTGTGTATTTGAGTTGTGTCCCTCAAGTAATGGATCATTTGAACATGTATAAGTATCTGCCATTAAATTTCAGATATATGATTCTTGTATCTTGACATGTATATGTATAAGTTGTATTATAAATTATACGTATATTCCAGATAAATGATTCTTAAAAACACAATGATAGTCAttgttgaattaaaaaaaacttgaaattaTTGGAGACGAATTCTGGGAGATAAGAAGTGTAAAGTTtgttaattctctaaaattttttGGAaggaattcaaattttaaaatttttaggaGTTGTGATACCGTAAGATACTCCAAATTTGTTACGTGTGCGATTTCCTCCTTAAATCACGCATTTCAGTTACATTCCTTATTTAAATacacttaattaattatatgtaTATGGCTAACATGTATCTTCGATACATGTAACTGGATGCGCCATAAATATACTATCAAAGGTGGGAATTGTTCGTAATATCGCAAAgtcataaaaagaaaaatcattagCTATTAAATTAGTAGGATTTATGTTGTttactcatatacataatatgaCATTTGGTTTGGGCTTTAGTTGATGCCCAATAAGTTACTTGGTGTAGATGAATGACTATTATATTATAGGAAAAACTAACTTATTAGatatacattcatatcatatatgtTAATTCtatctatatttttaaataattacatATGTGCGcactaattaaaattttgtaccATAGTCTAAGATAGATACATTTCCCATTCCCTAAAAATTAGAGTAAATTAGGGCAATTGAGTATATGttgatattaatttttttctttttagtcaaaatattttacctttttATAATAGGAGTACTtcctttgttttaatttatttatttgactaattttaaTTTGACATCGAGTTTGGAGTtgaaaaagtaaataagatttTTGAATATGAAAACCTTAAATTAAAGTTAGGTAAAATACACCAAAATCTTAAACATAACATGTGAAAAATTACAATTAAACAATTGACAAAACGAAGACTTCCTTTTTAAAATagactaaaaaaatataagacaaataaattaaataaatattataaaatatttttttaaaaaaacttaatagTTTTATTATTGCTAAAAATGGACCCCTCAAATTTAAGAGCATAAGGCAAGTGTCTTGGGACATTTAATTAAGGGTGACAAAAATGTGTTGGAATTTAAAAAGAGTGACaagagttttaaaaattgagaGTTGGTGACAATTTTATGGTTAGTAATTAATGAGCTTTGACCCAAGTcctcaagtttttttttaacattttgACCCATTCTCATAAAAACCCTAACCTAAAAAAAAGGTGCAGCTTTTTCCCTTTCTCATTCacacatttttttctcttctgctTCATCCTCCTCgcctcttctttcttcttcttcttcttcttctttctccttGTGTTGGTATTACTATGCctgaaagaagagagagagagcagagcacctcttttattttttttatttttttttaatttggaaattattttaaaatttcttcaatttgGGTGGGCATTGCTTGAGAGGTGACTTTCGATCATTTTTGTAAGTAAATATTGTTGGTTTGTGTCTATTGCTCATTTGAGTTTTTTCAGTCATAGCTGAATTCGTTTAAGCAACTGTTGGATATGTTTCAGCAACTACTTCGTCATCAGTTGAATCAAATGTAGCAAATGATGAAACAAATGCAACTATTGTATATGTTACAACAATTGTTGCATCTATTAAGcagttgttgcactaattgttgcttatattttttattagttgTTAAAACACATTCAACAATTGTTACTGTAGGTTCTGCAACAATTGCTGAATATATTTAAGCAATTGCTACATCaattactaaaataaatacGACAAACTTAAACAAGTTCGGCAACTGTTGTTTTAGATGCTTTAGGTGCTACAACAATTAATGCAGCAATTGCTGAAACTTTTTCAATAATTGTTGCATCAATTACTAAACAGATACAGCAACAACTACTGAATAAACTGAAGACAAAATCAGAAGAAAATtatgacaattttttttgaatcataatataGGTACCTACATTTAACTCCATCAATGAAGAACAAAATATATGTTGGAATGGATTGCAATGGTGAATGGGTTAAGTCCAACAATTGTTATATTTGGCGTtggaaaaatatagaaataatagaGACGATGGCGATAATTGTGGATCGAGATATCACATATGATGATTTTGCAAACAAAATCATTTTCTGCTGTGATCTGAATAGTGAGTTGAAAGATCTTGTTATCACTTACATGCATTATAGTGGTGAAAAGAAAAAGGTAGCTCCTTTAAGGATAAAAGATCAATCTAGTTTGCGTACTCATTTAGATTATGAAGGTAAACTCGTTT
The genomic region above belongs to Solanum dulcamara chromosome 5, daSolDulc1.2, whole genome shotgun sequence and contains:
- the LOC129888475 gene encoding transcriptional regulator SUPERMAN-like, with product MAAQLGILSSTQFQKLAQSQKQQNQQQSSPAQAPLNAGSATDYWMWNAKQATQDDDDSWEVRAFEEDTGNAMGTTWPPRSYTCTFCRREFRSAQALGGHMNVHRRDRARLHQALPQYGSNNNHNHISSPNSNSTLLIPTQEFVTDDGLCLLYSLPNPSSTHVFNNPTSRKSCTKNNNSSSSTLNLSISPYPTNNNLMSPTPTPPPPCLNFPINRPNPSINTSSNTSNDDDGSNKRDLVIEDELDLELRLGWRSSSTTTTASSP